A window of the Tripterygium wilfordii isolate XIE 37 chromosome 12, ASM1340144v1, whole genome shotgun sequence genome harbors these coding sequences:
- the LOC120010085 gene encoding U-box domain-containing protein 44 — translation MAESWDGSYDFGSQSDVSSNFERLHVEPIYDAFVCPLTKQVMVDPVTLENGQTFEREAIEKWFKECKESGRRPVCPLTHKELCSTELKASIALRNTIEEWTARNDAVQLDLALRSLNLASPESDVLYSLKHVQYICRKSRSNKHVVLNAEFIPMIIDLLKSSSRKVRCIALETLRIVVEEDADSKAVLAEGDTVRTIVKLLSHEQSKEREEAVSLLYELSKSDVLCEKIGSVNGAILILVGMASSKSENVLTVEKADKTLENLERCETNVQKMAENGRLQPLLNQILEGSQEAKLSMASYLGDLVLNNDVKIHVAKTVGPSLINIMKSGNMQSREAALKALNQISSSDPSAKVLIESGILPPLIKGLFTVGTNQLPTRLKEVSATILANIVNSGYDFDSIPVDSDHQTLVSEEIVHKLLHLISNTGPAIECKLLQVLVGLTNSQFTVFSVVSAIKSSGATISLVQFIEAPQRDLQLASIKLLQNLSPHMGQELADALRGTVGQLGSLISVISENIGITEEQAAAAGLLAELPERDLGLTRQMLDEGSFRLIIIRVVQIRQGEMRGTRFMTPYLEGLVRVLARVTFVLPDEPDAIAFCREHNITALFTELLQSNGLDNVQMVSAMALENLSQESKNLTKLPDLPAPGFCASVFPCFSKQTFISGSCRLHRGICSLKETFCLLEGQAVAKLVALLDHRNEKVVEAALAALSTLLDDGVEIEQGVQVLWEVDGVRPILDLLHEKPTENLRRRAVWATERLLRTDGIAYEVSGDPNLSTALVDAFQHADYRTRQIAERALKHVDKIPNFSGIFPNVG, via the exons ATGGCTGAGAGCTGGGATGGGAGTTATGACTTTGGTAGCCAGTCAGATGTGAGTAGTAATTTCGAGAGACTGCACGTTGAGCCTATTTATGATGCATTTGTTTGCCCTTTGACTAAACAAGTTATGGTAGATCCTGTCACCTTAGAAAATGGGCAGACTTTTGAACGTGAAGCGATTGAGAAGTGGTTCAAGGAATGCAAGGAGAGTGGTCGGAGGCCGGTTTGCCCATTGACTCACAAAGAATTATGTAGTACAGAGCTGAAGGCCAGTATAGCTCTGCGGAACACCATCGAAGAGTGGACTGCTAGGAATGATGCTGTTCAGCTTGATTTGGCCCTTCGATCATTGAATCTAGCCAGTCCAGAAAGTGATGTTTTGTATTCTTTGAAGCATGTCCAGTATATTTGCCGCAAAAGCCGGTCAAATAAGCATGTTGTGCTCAATGCTGAGTTTATTCCTATGATTATTGACTTGTTGAAGAGTAGCAGCAGGAAAGTTCGGTGTATAGCTCTCGAAACCCTTCGAATTGTGGTTGAGGAAGATGCTGATAGTAAG GCAGTACTGGCTGAGGGAGACACCGTCCGAACTATCGTTAAGTTATTATCTCATGAGCAATCCAAAGAGAGGGAGGAAGCTGTTTCTTTGCTGTACGAGCTCTCAAAGTCTGACGTCCTGTGTGAGAAGATCGGCTCAGTCAATGGAGCAATTCTTATTTTGGTGGGAATGGCAAGCAGCAAATCAGAAAATGTTTTGACTGTTGAGAAGGCAGACAAAACATTGGAAAATCTGGAGAGGTGTGAGACCAATGTCCAGAAGATGGCTGAAAATGGCAGATTGCAGCCTCTTCTCAACCAAATCCTTGAAG GCTCACAAGAAGCGAAACTGTCCATGGCCTCATACCTTGGTGATCTGGTTTTGAACAATGATGTGAAAATCCATGTGGCTAAAACTGTGGGTCCATCTCTGATCAATATCATGAAAAGTGGTAACATGCAGTCAAGAGAAGCTGCTTTGAAAGCTCTCAACCAAATTTCATCTTCTGATCCAAGTGCCAAAGTGTTGATTGAATCAGGAATTCTTCCCCCTCTCATCAAGGGCCTCTTTACTGTTGGCACTAATCAGCTTCCCACACGATTGAAAGAGGTCTCTGCAACAATTCTCGCTAATATTGTGAACTCAGGTTATGACTTCGACTCCATTCCTGTTGATTCTGACCACCAGACTCTGGTTTCGGAAGAGATAGTCCATAAGCTACTTCATCTAATTAGCAACACTGGTCCAGCTATTGAATGTAAACTTCTTCAGGTTCTTGTTGGTTTGACCAATTCACAGTTCACTGTTTTCAGTGTTGTTTCTGCCATTAAAAGCTCTGGTGCTACTATCAGTTTGGTTCAGTTCATTGAAGCTCCCCAGAGGGATTTGCAACTAGCTTCTATAAAACTTCTCCAAAATCTCTCTCCACACATGGGTCAGGAACTAGCTGATGCCCTGCGTGGCACGGTTGGACAGCTTGGCAGTCTAATTAGTGTCATATCAGAAAATATAGGGATCACTGAAGAGCAGGCAGCAGCTGCAGGCCTTTTAGCTGAACTCCCAGAGAGGGATTTGGGCCTCACACGGCAGATGCTAGATGAAGGTTCCTTTCGGCTGATCATCATTAGAGTGGTACAGATCCGGCAAGGAGAGATGAGAGGCACCCGCTTTATGACACCATACTTAGAAGGGCTTGTTAGGGTACTTGCTAGGGTTACTTTTGTCTTGCCTGATGAGCCAGATGCCATTGCATTCTGCCGTGAGCACAATATTACTGCCCTATTTACTGAACTACTTCAGTCCAATGGACTTGACAATGTACAGATGGTATCTGCCATGGCATTGGAAAACTTATCCCAAGAATCCAAAAATTTGACGAAATTGCCTGATTTGCCAGCACCTGGCTTTTGTGCTTCAGTTTTTCCATGCTTTAGTAAACAGACTTTCATAAGTGGATCGTGCCGACTCCACCGCGGAATATGTTCGCTGAAGGAAACATTTTGCCTTTTAGAAGGACAGGCTGTGGCGAAGTTGGTTGCACTTTTAGATCACAGAAATGAGAAGGTAGTTGAGGCAGCACTTGCAGCACTCTCTACTTTGTTGGACGATGGGGTTGAGATAGAACAGGGGGTGCAGGTTTTGTGGGAGGTAGATGGTGTTAGGCCTATACTTGATCTCTTACACGAGAAACCGACAGAAAACCTGAGGAGGAGGGCAGTTTGGGCTACTGAGAGGCTTTTGAGGACTGATGGTATAGCATATGAGGTTTCTGGAGATCCAAATCTGAGCACAGCACTAGTTGATGCTTTCCAGCATGCTGACTACCGTACCAGGCAGATTGCTGAGCGTGCGCTGAAGCATGTTGATAAGATACCGAATTTCTCCGGTATCTTTCCAAATGTGGGATAG
- the LOC120010070 gene encoding WUSCHEL-related homeobox 13-like isoform X1 produces the protein MESSGASKHQEQFLVQTDGQNQHGLCAKVMTDEQMELLRKQISVYATICEHLVEMHKTYCAQQDIVGMRVGNIYSDPLMGTGLKIPARQRWTPKPMQLQFLESVYDLCDGTPSKEKIKEITAELSQHGQITETNVYNWFQNRRARSKRKQPISAPNHGDSKVEKEADEFTKEKTTKPEDTQYHENSPPIAEHMFFQSPEIGIDQLMGGKVEVPGSVRPFGLVEQQNMGG, from the exons ATGGAGTCCAGTGGTGCTAGTAAGCATCAAGAACAGTTTTTAGTTCAAACTGATGGGCAAAATCAACATGGGTTGTGTGCGAAAGTGATGACTGATGAACAAATGGAGCTTTTGAGAAAGCAGATATCTGTGTATGCAACAATTTGTGAACATCTTGTGGAGATGCATAAAACCTATTGTGCTCAACAGGATATTGTTG GAATGAGGGTTGGTAATATATACTCTGATCCACTAATGGGCACTGGGCTGAAGATCCCTGCCAGGCAACGCTGGACCCCAAAGCCAATGCAACTTCAATTTCTTGAGAGTGTGTATGATCTATGCGATGGAACTCCTAGCAAGGAAAAGATCAAAGAGATAACTGCTGAACTGTCACAACATGGCCAAATCACCGAAACAAATGTCTATAATTGGTTCCAGAATAGGAGAGCACGTTCGAAAAGAAAGCAACCAATATCAGCTCCAAACCATGGAGATTCAAAAGTGGAGAAAGAGGCGGATGAGTTCACTAAAGAGAAGACAACAAAACCAGAAGACACTCAGTACCATGAGAACTCTCCTCCGATAGCAGAACATATGTTCTTCCAAAGTCCTGAGATAG GAATTGACCAGTTGATGGGTGGTAAAGTTGAAGTTCCAGGGAGCGTTCGTCCCTTTGGTCTGGTAGAACAACAAAACATGGGTGGATGA
- the LOC120010070 gene encoding WUSCHEL-related homeobox 13-like isoform X2, whose product MESSGASKHQEQFLVQTDGQNQHGLCAKVMTDEQMELLRKQISVYATICEHLVEMHKTYCAQQDIVGMRVGNIYSDPLMGTGLKIPARQRWTPKPMQLQFLESVYDLCDGTPSKEKIKEITAELSQHGQITETNVYNWFQNRRARSKRKQPISAPNHGDSKVEKEADEFTKEKTTKPEDTQYHENSPPIAEHMFFQSPEIGTGMNILDSRPWGKLCPH is encoded by the exons ATGGAGTCCAGTGGTGCTAGTAAGCATCAAGAACAGTTTTTAGTTCAAACTGATGGGCAAAATCAACATGGGTTGTGTGCGAAAGTGATGACTGATGAACAAATGGAGCTTTTGAGAAAGCAGATATCTGTGTATGCAACAATTTGTGAACATCTTGTGGAGATGCATAAAACCTATTGTGCTCAACAGGATATTGTTG GAATGAGGGTTGGTAATATATACTCTGATCCACTAATGGGCACTGGGCTGAAGATCCCTGCCAGGCAACGCTGGACCCCAAAGCCAATGCAACTTCAATTTCTTGAGAGTGTGTATGATCTATGCGATGGAACTCCTAGCAAGGAAAAGATCAAAGAGATAACTGCTGAACTGTCACAACATGGCCAAATCACCGAAACAAATGTCTATAATTGGTTCCAGAATAGGAGAGCACGTTCGAAAAGAAAGCAACCAATATCAGCTCCAAACCATGGAGATTCAAAAGTGGAGAAAGAGGCGGATGAGTTCACTAAAGAGAAGACAACAAAACCAGAAGACACTCAGTACCATGAGAACTCTCCTCCGATAGCAGAACATATGTTCTTCCAAAGTCCTGAGATAGGTACTGGGATGAATATCTTGGACTCACGACCTTGGGGAAAGTTATGTCCTCATTGA